The Fragaria vesca subsp. vesca linkage group LG2, FraVesHawaii_1.0, whole genome shotgun sequence genome includes a window with the following:
- the LOC101310655 gene encoding pre-mRNA-splicing factor SLU7-A-like — MATASVAFKSREDHRKQIELEEARKAGLAPAELDEDGKEINPHIPQYMSSAPWYLNAERPSLKHQRKWKTDPDYTKSWYDRGAKIGQADKYRKGACQNCGAMSHDVKSCMERPRKVGAKYTNKHIAPDEKVETFELDYDGKRDRWNGYDASSYALVIERYESRDEARRKFLKEQQLKKLEEKNNNQNGEEAVSEEDEEEAEDEDDLRVDEAKVDESKQMDFAKVEKRVRTTGGGSTGTVRNLRIREDTAKYLLNLDVNSAHYDPKTRSMREDPLPDADPNEKFYAGDNRYRNSGQAMEFKQLNIHAWEAFDKGQDIHMQAAPSQAELLYKNYKVIKENLKSHTKETILEKYGNAASEEAIPRELLLGQSEREVEYDRAGRIIKGQETTLPRSKYEEDVYINNHTCVWGSWWKDHQWGYRCCQQFTRNSYCTGAAGIEAAEAATDLMKANIARKEAVGEMPPPAEEKRPATWGTDIPEDLVLDEKLLAEALKKEDARRKEERDERKRKYNVRWNDDVTAEDMEAYRMKKVHHDDPMKEFLN, encoded by the exons TGGCATTCAAATCAAGGGAAGATCATCGTAAGCAAATTGAATTGGAAGAAGCCCGAAAGGCTGGGCTCGCACCAGCTGAGCTCGATGAGGATGGAAAGGAGATCAATCCTCATATTCCTCAGTATATGTCCTCTGCACCTTGGTATCTCAATGCTGAAAGACCT AGCTTGAAACATCAAAGGAAATGGAAAACAGATCCAGATTACACAAAATCGTGGTACGACAGAGGTGCAAAGATTGGCCAGGCTGATAAATATAGGAAGGGTGCATGCCAGAA TTGTGGAGCTATGTCACATGATGTCAAGTCTTGTATGGAAAGACCCAGGAAAGTGGGAGCAAAGTATACAAACAAACACATTGCTCCTGATGAGAAGGTAGAGACTTTTGAGCTCGACTATGATGGAAAACGGGACCGCTGGAATGGATATGATGCATCATCTTATGCTCTAGTCATCGAGAGATACGAATCAAGAGATGAAGCACGAAGGAAATTCTTAAAAGAACAACAACTTAAAAAATTGGAGGAGAAAAATAATAACCAAAATGGTGAAGAAGCAGTTAGTGAAGAGGACGAAGAGGAGGCTGAGGACGAGGATGATCTGAGGGTGGATGAAGCCAAGGTTGATGAGAGCAAACAAATGGACTTTGCAAAGGTGGAGAAGCGTGTTCGTACAACAGGTGGTGGGAGCACAGGAACTGTCAG GAATTTGCGTATTCGTGAGGATACTGCAAAATATCTTTTAAACCTTGACGTCAACTCTGCACATTATGATCCCAAAACCCGTTCCATGCGTGAGGATCCTCTTCCAGATGCTGATCCAAATGAGAAATTTTACGCG GGTGATAACAGATATAGAAATAGTGGTCAAGCTATGGAGTTCAAGCAGTTGAACATTCATGCCTGGGAAGCATTTGACAAGGGACAAGACATTCACATGCAAGCAGCCCCATCCCAGGCTGAATTACTGTATAAGAACTATAAGGTAATTAAGGAGAATTTGAAGTCGCACACAAAGGAGACCATTTTAGAGAAGTATGGCAACGCAGCTAGTGAAGAAGCGATTCCTAGGGAGCTTTTACTGGGACAAAGTGAAAGAGAAGTCGAATATGATCGTGCTGGAAGGATTATCAAAGGACAG GAAACCACACTTCCCAGAAGCAAGTATGAAGAAGATGTTTATATCAACAACCACACCTGTGTATGGGGTTCATGGTGGAAGGATCATCAATGGGGATACAGATGTTGTCAGCAGTTTACTCGAAACAGCTATTGCACAGGTGCTGCTGGAATAGAGGCTGCCGAGGCTGCAACTGATCTGATGAAGGCTAACATTGCTCGTAAAGAGGCTGTTGGAGAAATGCCTCCTCCTGCGGAGGAGAAAAGACCTGCCACTTGGGGAACTGACATCCCAGAAGATCTGGTTTTAGATGAGAAATTACTTGCTGAAGCTCTTAAAAAAGAGGATGCAAGAAGGAAAGAAGAGAGAGATGAGAGAAAACGCAAATACAATGTCAGATGGAATGATGACGTTACTGCTGAGGATATGGAGGCATACAGGATGAAGAAAGTTCACCATGATGATCCAATGAAGGAGTTTCTGAACTGA